The following is a genomic window from Arthrobacter sp. NicSoilB4.
CTGGCCATTCTCGCAGGCGCGGACCGCAGTAAAATTGACAGCAGAGGTGTTGGACATGACCGGGTCCTTTGTGGTGCTGCTGATCATCCTGGCGGCGGTTTCCGTGCTCGCCATCGTTGGCACGGTGGTGCTGGTGATCCGCGACGGCCGCGGCAACATTCCAATCGAAAAATCGGACCGCCCCTGGACCGCGGGGAACCTGCCGAGCATCCCGTACTCGCAGGTCCGCGTCCAGGTCTTCGCCCCCTGAGTGAGGGCGATTGGACGCAAACGGCCGCCAAGCGAGGAGGCTTAGCGGCCGTTTGTGGCGAACGGATGATCAGTCAGCGGGCCCCCACCGGCTCGGCCGCGACCACGGGATGGTCGCGCCCCAGGTTCCCGAGCGCCGAGGCGCCCTGCGGCGACCCCAGCTCCTCGAAGAACTCCACGTTCGCCCGGACGTAGTCGGCCCACTCCTCCGGAACATCGTCCGAGTAGTAGATGGCCTCCACCGGGCAGACCGGATCGCAGGCGC
Proteins encoded in this region:
- the fdxA gene encoding ferredoxin; the protein is MTYVIAQPCVDVKDKACIDECPVDCIYEGERALYIHPSECVDCGACDPVCPVEAIYYSDDVPEEWADYVRANVEFFEELGSPQGASALGNLGRDHPVVAAEPVGAR